The following coding sequences lie in one Lolium perenne isolate Kyuss_39 chromosome 2, Kyuss_2.0, whole genome shotgun sequence genomic window:
- the LOC127322798 gene encoding uncharacterized protein isoform X3: protein MYVAHEFGITRIFAFKSTSVTCWGVNIPIPEMDILLESLRIIMWQCPGSTKKEPIETTLYALAIEPIETLVGATTETENRGQRGTAFQSR, encoded by the exons ATGTACGTTGCACATGAATTTGG TATCACAAGAATCTTCGCTTTCAAAAGCACTTCTGTAACATGTTGGGGCGTCAACATACCAATTCCTGAGATGGACATTCTACTTGAGAG TCTCCGCATCATTATGTGGCAATGCCCGGGTAGTACAAAGAAGGAACCAATTGAAACAACTCTTTATGCTCTGGCCATAGAGCCCATAGAGACTCTTGTG GGGGCAACAACAGAAACTGAAAATAGAGGTCAGAGAG GTACAGCCTTTCAGTCACGTTGA
- the LOC127322798 gene encoding uncharacterized protein isoform X2: protein MYVAHEFGITRIFAFKSTSVTCWGVNIPIPEMDILLESLRIIMWQCPGSTKKEPIETTLYALAIEPIETLVGATTETENRGQRGKQSTRLVVLFMYSLSVTLN from the exons ATGTACGTTGCACATGAATTTGG TATCACAAGAATCTTCGCTTTCAAAAGCACTTCTGTAACATGTTGGGGCGTCAACATACCAATTCCTGAGATGGACATTCTACTTGAGAG TCTCCGCATCATTATGTGGCAATGCCCGGGTAGTACAAAGAAGGAACCAATTGAAACAACTCTTTATGCTCTGGCCATAGAGCCCATAGAGACTCTTGTG GGGGCAACAACAGAAACTGAAAATAGAGGTCAGAGAGGTAAACAATCCACACGATTGGTGGTTTTGTTCAT GTACAGCCTTTCAGTCACGTTGAATTGA
- the LOC127322798 gene encoding uncharacterized protein isoform X1, giving the protein MYVAHEFGITRIFAFKSTSVTCWGVNIPIPEMDILLESLRIIMWQCPGSTKKEPIETTLYALAIEPIETLVVQPFSHVELNNGNKTVFGPLMFLGDNMISFTSKDAILLVETTKG; this is encoded by the exons ATGTACGTTGCACATGAATTTGG TATCACAAGAATCTTCGCTTTCAAAAGCACTTCTGTAACATGTTGGGGCGTCAACATACCAATTCCTGAGATGGACATTCTACTTGAGAG TCTCCGCATCATTATGTGGCAATGCCCGGGTAGTACAAAGAAGGAACCAATTGAAACAACTCTTTATGCTCTGGCCATAGAGCCCATAGAGACTCTTGTG GTACAGCCTTTCAGTCACGTTGAATTGAACAATGGGAACAAGACAGTGTTTGGCCCACTCATGTTCCTGGGTGACAACATGAtttctttcacaagcaaagatgCAATTCTGCTTGTGGAAACCACCAAAGGGTGA